A window from Kovacikia minuta CCNUW1 encodes these proteins:
- a CDS encoding glutathione S-transferase family protein has product MPKALPPKLLIQTGKFAWTSMWRLMMPKLAPRNSKGEYIRPSSQFRSSIGTETGNLYQPVAGRYKLYVGLSCPWAHRTLIVRALKGLETAIAVTIVAPSPLEGGWVFSQTEEGCQTLAELYELARPGYDGRCTVPVLWDTQTKTIVNNESSEIIVMLNSAFNEFASHPDLELYPEDLREKIDQWNEKIYPAVNNGVYRCGFAQTQEAYNAVCRDLFAALDEIEAALESQRYLCGDRLTLADVRLFTTLLRFDAVYYGLFKCNRRRIQDYPNLGAYLRDLYQLPGVAATCNLEAIKQDYYSSLFPLNPGGIIPLGPDLANLLEPHGRENVSTEQVVGGR; this is encoded by the coding sequence ATGCCCAAAGCCCTCCCTCCCAAGCTCCTGATCCAAACGGGCAAATTTGCCTGGACATCCATGTGGCGCTTGATGATGCCCAAACTTGCTCCCCGCAATTCCAAGGGAGAATATATCCGTCCCAGCAGCCAGTTCCGTAGCTCGATTGGCACGGAAACCGGAAATCTCTACCAGCCTGTGGCAGGACGCTATAAACTCTATGTTGGCTTAAGCTGTCCCTGGGCACATCGAACCCTAATTGTGCGCGCACTGAAGGGGTTAGAGACGGCGATCGCAGTCACAATTGTGGCTCCTTCTCCGCTTGAAGGGGGTTGGGTTTTCTCCCAAACAGAGGAAGGGTGCCAAACCCTCGCCGAGTTGTACGAATTGGCAAGACCTGGATACGACGGACGTTGTACAGTTCCAGTTCTGTGGGACACGCAGACAAAAACGATCGTCAACAACGAAAGTTCAGAGATCATCGTGATGTTGAACTCGGCATTCAATGAGTTTGCCAGCCACCCTGATTTAGAGCTTTATCCAGAAGACCTGCGCGAAAAAATTGATCAGTGGAATGAGAAAATTTACCCCGCAGTCAACAACGGGGTATATCGCTGCGGTTTTGCCCAAACCCAGGAAGCTTACAACGCGGTTTGCCGAGATTTATTTGCGGCTCTGGACGAAATCGAAGCGGCTCTGGAATCCCAACGCTATCTCTGCGGCGATCGCTTGACACTTGCAGATGTGCGCCTGTTCACGACCCTATTGCGGTTTGATGCCGTCTACTACGGGCTGTTTAAGTGTAACCGCCGCAGAATTCAGGACTATCCAAATCTGGGCGCTTACCTGCGTGACCTGTACCAGCTTCCAGGCGTCGCCGCAACCTGCAATCTGGAAGCTATCAAGCAAGACTATTACAGCTCTCTGTTTCCGCTCAATCCCGGTGGCATTATTCCCCTTGGTCCCGATCTGGCAAATCTCCTGGAACCCCACGGGCGCGAAAACGTCAGCACAGAACAGGTGGTAGGTGGTAGGTGA
- a CDS encoding S41 family peptidase, with amino-acid sequence MASATKTINGKLFVRSILDGSPAAQAGLQVGDQLLSADNKPFHPIQSFAGKAGQSVKLRIQRSPTPDSQRDLAVTPKLLDATSMFLDAQKASTKIIPQNGKRIGYMHIWSYAGDQYQEQLEEDLIYGRLKNADGLVLDLREGWGGAPLTALNIYSKQRDLNITSIPRSGKPYTSYAQWNKPVVMLVNEGSRSAKEILAFGFQQYQIGPVVGTKTAGAVVAGTSFLMKDGSLLYVAVANVFVNGNQRLEGKGVTPDVVVPFSLEYAEGADPQKDKAIAVLLESLQPGKSSEQ; translated from the coding sequence TTGGCATCAGCTACAAAAACCATCAACGGCAAACTCTTTGTTCGATCGATTCTGGATGGTAGCCCAGCGGCACAGGCAGGGCTTCAGGTGGGAGATCAATTACTGAGTGCAGACAACAAGCCTTTCCATCCGATTCAGTCCTTTGCTGGCAAAGCTGGACAATCGGTAAAATTGCGCATTCAGCGTTCGCCGACACCAGATAGCCAGCGGGATCTTGCCGTCACGCCGAAACTGCTAGACGCCACAAGCATGTTTCTGGATGCCCAAAAAGCCAGTACCAAAATCATTCCGCAAAACGGTAAGCGGATTGGTTATATGCATATCTGGTCCTATGCTGGAGATCAGTATCAGGAACAACTTGAAGAAGATCTGATCTACGGACGGCTCAAAAACGCCGACGGGTTGGTGTTGGATCTGCGCGAAGGCTGGGGGGGCGCACCGCTCACCGCGCTTAATATTTACTCTAAACAACGCGATTTAAACATCACCAGCATTCCCAGAAGCGGTAAACCGTACACCAGCTACGCCCAGTGGAATAAACCGGTTGTCATGCTGGTCAACGAGGGCAGCCGCAGCGCCAAGGAAATTCTGGCATTTGGCTTCCAACAATATCAGATTGGCCCCGTTGTAGGCACAAAAACCGCTGGAGCAGTTGTGGCGGGAACTTCCTTCCTGATGAAAGATGGCAGCCTGCTCTATGTTGCCGTTGCCAATGTCTTTGTGAATGGGAACCAACGGCTAGAAGGTAAGGGGGTCACTCCTGATGTGGTGGTGCCCTTTTCCCTGGAGTATGCCGAGGGAGCCGACCCCCAAAAGGACAAGGCGATCGCGGTTCTGCTGGAATCCTTGCAACCAGGAAAAAGCAGTGAACAGTGA
- a CDS encoding TIGR02588 family protein, giving the protein MSQAQEQESSDQQTKHPPRSFAEWITFSIASLILVVIAGLIIYTWVIERDRPPVLVIQRDGSVRQEGNQFYVPFEIANTGGETVDAVQVIAELRINGQVKESGEVQFDFLSGDEKEKGAFIFEQDPRQGELTIRIASYREP; this is encoded by the coding sequence ATGAGTCAGGCTCAAGAACAGGAATCTTCTGACCAACAAACCAAGCACCCACCCCGCAGCTTTGCGGAGTGGATCACTTTTAGTATTGCTTCCTTAATCTTGGTGGTGATTGCAGGATTAATCATTTACACCTGGGTAATAGAGCGCGATCGGCCACCAGTTTTAGTGATTCAGCGAGATGGTAGCGTGCGGCAGGAGGGCAATCAGTTTTATGTCCCCTTTGAAATTGCCAACACGGGAGGAGAGACCGTTGATGCGGTTCAGGTTATTGCCGAGCTACGGATTAACGGACAGGTCAAAGAATCGGGAGAGGTGCAGTTCGATTTCCTGTCAGGTGATGAGAAGGAGAAGGGCGCATTTATTTTCGAGCAAGACCCCCGCCAGGGCGAATTGACCATTCGGATTGCCAGCTATCGAGAACCATAA
- a CDS encoding alpha-D-glucose phosphate-specific phosphoglucomutase — protein sequence MNPRLISTTPFPDQKPGTSGLRKRVTVFQQPHYLENFVQSIFDGLEGYRGQTLVLGGDGRYYNHQAIQIILKMAAANGFGRVLVGKGGILSTPAASCVIRKNRAFGGIILSASHNPGGATGDFGIKYNIGNGGPAPEKVTDAIFARSQKIDHYKTLDATDVDLHRLGSVRLGTLTVEVIDPVADYLKLMESLFDFDRIQSLIETPHQGVPTDGFRLCIDAMHAVTGPYAQTIFEQRLGAPSGTVKNGIPLEDFGKGHPDPNLVYAHALVELLFGATAPDFGAASDGDGDRNMILGRHFFVTPSDSLAVLAANAKWIPGYKAGLTGVARSMPTSQAIDRVADRLAIPCYETPTGWKFFGNLLDADKITLCGEESFGTGSNHVREKDGLWAILFWLNILAVRRQPVAQIVKEHWQMYGRNFYSRHDYEGINPERANQLMRHLYEQIASLRGQKLGAYEVEFSDDFSYIDPVDGSISQNQGIRLGFTDGSRIVFRLSGTGTEGATLRLYLERYEPNIAKHPLDPQKALAELIAVAEQVAQIRTYIGMERPTVIT from the coding sequence GTGAATCCTCGCCTGATTTCAACCACGCCTTTCCCCGACCAGAAGCCGGGAACCTCCGGGTTGCGGAAGCGGGTGACTGTTTTTCAGCAACCGCATTACTTAGAGAACTTTGTTCAGTCCATTTTTGATGGGTTGGAAGGCTACCGGGGGCAAACCCTGGTGCTGGGCGGTGATGGTCGTTATTACAACCATCAGGCGATCCAGATCATTCTAAAAATGGCGGCTGCGAATGGGTTTGGTCGAGTACTGGTGGGCAAAGGAGGGATTCTTTCCACACCCGCCGCATCCTGTGTGATCCGAAAAAATCGGGCATTTGGTGGCATTATCCTGTCTGCCAGTCACAATCCGGGGGGGGCAACTGGGGACTTTGGGATTAAGTACAACATCGGGAATGGGGGTCCGGCTCCTGAAAAAGTAACCGATGCAATTTTTGCTCGCAGTCAGAAAATTGATCACTACAAAACTCTGGATGCCACAGATGTGGATTTGCATCGGCTCGGCTCTGTTCGCCTGGGCACCCTGACCGTGGAGGTGATTGATCCCGTTGCGGATTATCTCAAGTTAATGGAGTCCCTATTTGACTTCGATCGCATCCAATCTCTGATAGAGACGCCCCACCAGGGCGTCCCTACCGACGGGTTTCGCCTTTGCATCGATGCCATGCATGCCGTCACTGGCCCCTATGCCCAGACCATTTTTGAGCAACGTCTGGGTGCCCCTAGCGGTACGGTGAAAAACGGGATTCCGTTAGAGGATTTTGGCAAAGGACACCCCGACCCAAATCTGGTTTACGCTCATGCCCTGGTGGAGCTGCTGTTTGGTGCCACCGCTCCCGACTTTGGGGCTGCATCCGACGGGGATGGCGATCGCAACATGATTTTGGGGCGTCACTTTTTTGTCACCCCCAGCGACAGTTTGGCAGTACTAGCAGCCAACGCTAAGTGGATTCCTGGTTATAAAGCAGGCTTAACTGGAGTTGCCCGCTCTATGCCGACCAGTCAGGCGATTGATCGCGTTGCCGATCGACTCGCCATCCCCTGCTACGAAACCCCTACTGGCTGGAAGTTTTTCGGCAACTTATTGGATGCGGACAAAATTACCCTGTGTGGCGAAGAAAGCTTTGGCACAGGCTCCAACCACGTGCGCGAAAAGGATGGACTCTGGGCAATTTTGTTCTGGCTGAATATTCTGGCAGTCCGCCGCCAACCTGTGGCACAAATCGTTAAAGAGCACTGGCAGATGTATGGTCGCAACTTCTATTCCCGCCACGACTACGAGGGCATAAACCCGGAACGGGCAAATCAATTGATGCGCCACCTATATGAGCAGATAGCATCCCTCAGAGGTCAAAAGCTGGGTGCCTACGAAGTCGAATTCAGTGACGACTTCAGCTACATCGATCCTGTAGACGGCAGCATTAGTCAGAATCAGGGAATCCGACTGGGTTTTACAGATGGTTCCCGTATCGTCTTTCGCCTTTCTGGAACGGGAACGGAGGGCGCAACCCTGCGGCTTTATTTAGAACGTTACGAACCCAATATTGCCAAACACCCCCTTGACCCACAAAAAGCATTAGCTGAGTTGATTGCCGTTGCCGAGCAAGTTGCTCAGATTCGCACTTATATAGGGATGGAAAGACCAACTGTAATCACTTAG
- a CDS encoding biotin transporter BioY has product MAISTELLWALIGLLLTIGGTFLEAFVAMPTWHWGANSIQAHSLGVTYQIGAVLLVGCLGGRNAAVLSQIAYILLGLTWFPVFAQGGGISYLKEPSFGYILGFIPGAWLCGYLAFKALPKLESLAFSCLSGLLSIHMSGILYLVLSYALNWVNTSELPLYQALLKYSVYPLPGQFAVICAVTVLAFTLRHIMFY; this is encoded by the coding sequence ATGGCGATTTCCACGGAACTGTTGTGGGCTTTAATTGGGTTGCTGCTGACGATCGGCGGCACTTTTTTGGAAGCTTTTGTGGCAATGCCCACCTGGCATTGGGGTGCAAATAGCATTCAAGCTCATTCATTGGGAGTGACCTACCAGATTGGGGCGGTTTTGTTAGTTGGGTGTCTGGGGGGGAGAAATGCAGCGGTTCTGTCCCAAATTGCCTACATTCTGTTGGGGCTAACCTGGTTTCCCGTGTTTGCCCAGGGTGGTGGTATTAGTTACCTCAAAGAACCCAGTTTTGGCTACATTCTTGGATTTATTCCAGGGGCATGGCTGTGTGGCTATCTCGCATTTAAAGCACTGCCTAAGCTAGAGTCTCTCGCATTTAGCTGCCTCTCCGGATTATTGAGCATCCACATGAGTGGAATTCTCTACCTGGTTCTGTCCTACGCCCTGAATTGGGTAAATACGAGCGAACTTCCCCTATACCAGGCTCTTCTAAAGTATTCTGTTTACCCACTACCCGGACAGTTTGCCGTTATTTGTGCGGTCACGGTGCTTGCCTTCACTCTACGCCACATCATGTTTTACTAG
- the lspA gene encoding signal peptidase II produces the protein MMFNKNRFFWITTLIALVLDRLTKFLVVYTFPLTIPPQSLPVIPGVFHITYVVNTGAAFSMFSQGVSWLRWLSFAVSVGLLLLAWFGPTLSRWEQVGYGFILSGAVGNGIDRFILGKVVDFLDFRLIQFPVFNLADTFINIGIICLLIASFIRPPRLSPPDNDSFRK, from the coding sequence ATGATGTTTAACAAAAATCGTTTCTTTTGGATTACGACTCTAATCGCTCTGGTTCTGGACAGACTGACCAAATTTCTGGTCGTTTACACTTTTCCCCTAACCATTCCGCCCCAAAGCTTACCCGTGATTCCGGGTGTTTTTCATATCACCTACGTGGTCAATACGGGGGCAGCATTTAGTATGTTTAGTCAGGGAGTCAGTTGGTTACGCTGGCTTTCCTTCGCAGTTAGTGTGGGGCTGTTGTTACTGGCATGGTTTGGACCCACCCTCAGCCGTTGGGAACAGGTCGGTTACGGGTTTATTTTGTCGGGAGCTGTGGGCAATGGCATCGATCGCTTCATTTTAGGCAAAGTCGTTGATTTTCTGGATTTTCGTCTGATTCAGTTTCCGGTCTTCAACCTTGCAGATACTTTTATCAATATCGGCATTATTTGCCTGCTCATTGCCAGTTTCATCCGTCCTCCCAGGCTATCGCCGCCGGATAACGATTCATTCAGGAAATAG
- a CDS encoding FG-GAP repeat domain-containing protein, whose product MSFLSTNTSLALGQDLVWRNQATGENVIWRMAGTSLSTSKSISSVSNSNWRIRGTGDFNGDDNSDLVWRNQATGQNAIWLMNGTTLSTAISIGTVNNSNWQIGGVGDFNDDGNSDLVWRNQATGENVIWLMNGTSLSTAVSTAAVKDINWQIRGTGDFNQNGTSELVWRNQTTGQNVIWLMNGTTLSTAISINSLTGTNWQIEGVGDFDQDENSDLIWRNHATGQNVFWLMNGTTLSTAIATTPLADPNWQIEGTGIFPIFAPAVQYSTGTAPEGITAGDFNGDNNLDIAVANNASNNVSILIGGGDGTFRTPVNYRDGTAPTGLTVGDFNQDGRLDLASTDSFNGVGVLLGVGNGSFQTPSFYSTGGNASYRIITADLNGDSRLDLAVTNRNSNNISILLGNGTGTFQTAVPYTVGTRPSDLFAGDFNGDGRLDLAVTNDFSNNVSILRGDGSGGFQPVVNYAAGIAPNGIVGGDFNRDGRLDLGVANTGSNTLSILLGNGNGTFQTAIEYDAGTSPTGIAAGDVDGNKTLDLIVTNNFSNTVSVLLGNPNGSFQIPISYAVGNRPAAIAIRDFNADGKLDLAVTNTGSNNVSILINQS is encoded by the coding sequence ATGTCCTTCCTGTCCACAAACACCAGTCTGGCACTGGGGCAAGACCTGGTATGGCGCAATCAGGCAACGGGTGAAAATGTCATTTGGCGAATGGCAGGCACCTCCTTGTCCACTTCAAAATCAATCTCATCCGTTTCAAACTCCAATTGGCGAATTCGCGGTACAGGCGACTTCAACGGAGACGACAACTCCGATCTGGTCTGGCGCAACCAGGCAACCGGCCAAAACGCCATCTGGTTGATGAATGGGACAACTCTGTCTACTGCCATTTCTATCGGAACCGTCAACAATTCCAACTGGCAAATTGGAGGGGTTGGAGATTTCAACGATGATGGAAACTCCGATCTGGTCTGGCGCAACCAGGCAACCGGCGAAAATGTCATCTGGTTGATGAATGGCACCTCTCTATCTACGGCTGTCTCTACCGCAGCAGTCAAAGATATTAACTGGCAGATTCGGGGAACAGGGGACTTTAATCAGAATGGGACTTCTGAACTGGTCTGGCGCAACCAGACGACTGGACAAAACGTTATCTGGCTGATGAACGGCACAACGCTCTCCACCGCGATCTCCATCAATTCGCTCACAGGCACGAACTGGCAGATTGAAGGGGTGGGAGACTTTGATCAAGACGAAAACTCTGACCTGATCTGGCGCAACCATGCCACCGGGCAAAATGTTTTCTGGTTAATGAACGGCACAACGCTCTCCACTGCGATCGCGACGACACCCCTTGCTGACCCTAATTGGCAAATTGAAGGAACAGGAATTTTTCCGATTTTTGCTCCAGCCGTCCAATATTCAACAGGAACTGCGCCAGAAGGCATTACTGCGGGAGACTTTAATGGAGACAACAACCTGGATATAGCTGTGGCAAATAATGCCTCAAACAACGTTTCCATCCTGATTGGAGGGGGAGATGGCACGTTCCGAACTCCAGTCAACTACCGGGACGGAACTGCTCCAACCGGTCTTACGGTAGGAGATTTCAACCAGGACGGCAGGCTCGACCTGGCATCAACGGATTCTTTTAATGGTGTCGGTGTGCTTCTGGGTGTTGGTAATGGCAGTTTCCAAACACCGTCGTTCTATAGCACTGGTGGCAATGCTTCCTACAGAATTATTACTGCGGATCTAAATGGAGACAGCAGGCTAGATCTGGCAGTGACCAATCGTAACTCAAACAATATTTCGATTTTGCTAGGAAATGGCACAGGTACCTTTCAGACTGCGGTTCCCTACACCGTTGGCACCAGACCGTCTGATCTCTTTGCAGGGGATTTTAATGGAGACGGCAGGTTAGATCTGGCAGTTACCAACGATTTCTCAAACAATGTTTCGATCCTGCGCGGCGACGGAAGTGGTGGCTTTCAACCCGTGGTCAACTATGCTGCTGGAATTGCCCCCAATGGAATCGTTGGAGGGGATTTTAATCGTGATGGCAGGTTGGACTTGGGTGTAGCAAACACTGGCTCAAACACACTTTCGATTTTGTTGGGCAATGGCAACGGTACATTCCAAACTGCCATTGAGTATGACGCTGGTACTTCCCCAACGGGGATTGCCGCTGGCGACGTTGATGGAAATAAAACACTGGACTTAATCGTCACCAACAATTTCTCCAATACCGTTTCAGTGCTGTTGGGAAATCCCAATGGCTCTTTCCAGATTCCAATCAGTTACGCTGTGGGAAACCGTCCTGCTGCGATCGCCATCAGAGATTTCAACGCAGATGGGAAGCTCGACCTGGCAGTGACCAATACTGGCTCAAATAATGTCTCGATATTGATCAACCAGAGCTAG
- the sipA gene encoding regulatory protein SipA has product MSQVFSIGDRVRLVSLPPFVKTADPMPMLRPPTVLELGEEGIVMDRRPGNYWSIRFANGTYLLDSQYLEVVTPS; this is encoded by the coding sequence ATGTCTCAAGTCTTTTCGATCGGCGATCGTGTTCGCCTCGTTTCCCTTCCTCCTTTCGTCAAAACCGCAGATCCAATGCCAATGTTGCGCCCTCCAACGGTTCTTGAACTGGGGGAGGAAGGCATCGTCATGGATCGTCGCCCCGGAAATTACTGGAGCATTCGTTTTGCAAACGGAACTTACCTGTTAGACAGCCAGTATCTAGAAGTCGTTACCCCTTCTTAA
- a CDS encoding S41 family peptidase, giving the protein MQRLPFPRRNLAIATLLGISLLFLYSLISPVLPATNQTQTEVFAQIWQTVNDNFYDPKLNGVDWKAIRKTYEPKATQARSREEFATVVNQMLGELNTSHTHYYIPEEPAYYQVLGIFAPRSSDLQKSLKPFFPKGKIEYSGIGISYKNHQRQTLCSIDSGW; this is encoded by the coding sequence ATGCAACGCCTACCGTTCCCCAGGCGCAATCTGGCGATCGCAACCTTACTCGGCATCTCGCTCCTATTTCTCTACAGCCTGATTTCGCCCGTCCTGCCCGCTACCAATCAGACCCAAACGGAAGTATTTGCCCAAATCTGGCAGACTGTTAATGATAATTTTTACGACCCCAAATTGAATGGGGTTGATTGGAAGGCAATCCGGAAAACCTACGAACCCAAGGCAACCCAGGCGCGATCGCGGGAAGAATTTGCGACAGTCGTGAATCAGATGTTGGGAGAATTAAACACCTCCCATACCCACTACTACATCCCAGAAGAACCCGCTTATTACCAGGTTTTGGGCATCTTTGCGCCCCGATCGTCCGATTTACAAAAATCTCTCAAACCCTTTTTCCCAAAAGGCAAGATTGAGTACAGCGGCATTGGCATCAGCTACAAAAACCATCAACGGCAAACTCTTTGTTCGATCGATTCTGGATGGTAG